AATAGAAGATATAAAGCAGAAGATACCAACTTAAATGCATTGAGGCTATGTCACATGTATACACATTTGAAATGTACACTTTACTTTTATTCGTAATTTATAGTTCTACTTTTGATACGTGCtatgttttcaaatttgaaatcttCTCTTTTCCACTGTAGTGTTAAACGAAGGTGAAGGTAAAGGTAGAAGATCACAACATATGCTTTGGTGCATTGAACATCACTGATTTATTTCTGACTCCTATAGTTGGGAGGTTCTTTTACTCACTCTTTTCTACTCTGTTGTAAGTTCATTGTAGCTTTCCACATCAGTGATGAAGTTTTTCGGCTTCTGAATTCTGGTCAAGTCAAATACGAGTGAACTAAAGTTTACATTTGAAAGGAATGGAAAAAAACTCTAAGTTAAAAATATTCAGAAATGAATGTTTTAAGAAATTTGGTCAACataatatatgtaatatatCATACTgattaattaattgaatgtaGTTATCCATGATGATAACAAGTTGCATCCAAGTGGATGGTTGGAATGATGAAGAAACAAAGATGATTGATGAGTCCATGTGAAAGTCCCTTGCGAAtgaagaatgtgtgcatgttgggCCCTTTCTGACAGATCAAATACTTCAAAACCTTTTTCTCAATACTTTCTATTATACAaacaattttaacaattttaattagttCAATAAAAGTTCCACTTCACAAATTAATAAATACTACCCTTTCATATTTCCATGTTTTTTATTCTGACATAAACTTTAACATTTATGTAttcttttagaagaaaatatatttagagtctaatttttcttcaaatagaATGTTCAGTGTTGCTTTTTGGTAGATATTGCAATTTCTCTTCATTATTTTTCCATTACTATTATTCAACATatttccttctctctttttttcacttttgatttatttaaattttgttaactggtagttattttttaacgtgagtttttttttttgtattaaaaggAGTATTTATGAGGTGGTCGTTTTCTCTCTTGTGTATAATTgagataataatttatataagaaagttTGTTATCAGAGTCAAGATGTTGTAgctttcaaatatatttaaagatataaataaataaatgatttgTTTATAGTTtccaattatatattattatccataactatataaaaaaatataattatatatttgtgtataattttggtgttctttcttttttcaattttattcacataattgctttttttttaatttagataataattcataataaaaaaaactattgtttagttttatcatttttgtaactattttttaattcaaataatttactcattacaaaaaaaaattatttactcttttatcaattactttttcaaatttaaataattactcataataaaaaaatattaacacaatattatttataatacttttatttcaatacataaaattcattttatctataattatatatactttttttttcaattttatcgttttaatttctacttttaaaatttaaataatttatagatatttaaaaatgtagCGTTATGTGTGTATGTTAGTATAGATAAAGAAATTATGAGATACCTTCAATTAGAAAGAAATTATCTTTTACAGATAatgtttgtttaattaaaattaatatgttaataCAAACATgataatatattcatattttgatagattatataatattaactaaCTATACATAATTGTAGATCAAACCTCGATTAGGAAGTGATTATAACAGCAAACCTTATGGAGTGTGAAGTTCGTTTGTATAGTAATATATGATTGAagatatgttttatttttatctcctTGAATTTGAAACAAAGATATTGAATAAATTAAGTTggaaatatgtttaaatttgattgtgtaaaaataaaagaaaagaaaagcaactTTGACTTAAGATATTCCTagattataaaaagtatataataatatttgtagtaaattaataaataacaaatggAAAACAAATAACCACTCAACACATCCGTGAGAATAACTAATAATTGGTGAAGTAACACAAAAATTCAGTTATtttatgaaagaataaaatgaaaaaagaagaaggaaataTCAATACAATTTTTGTAATGTAATGAATGCCACGAggaaaggataaagaaaaacgaaaaattTGTGGCTGTAAAAGGGTGCAATAATACTGCGATACAAGTTTGTAAGTTGTAACTATCAAATATGCTTATCCTGTCTTCCGTTACAGAGTACAAATAATTCATACTTGATTCATACCAGCTACATACTGTTTACATATAGCCTTGCTTACTCTACCAGTAATCTTGTAATACTTCCTTTTTTGTCACCCTTTGGATCTCAAACTATGTTTCTTAGACATTACagctaaattttaaattttacaaattgaTACAACATGTTGTATTTAATCTAGATCATGAATATTCTCGGATGAATGAGAGGAGGACCATACATTATTGTCAGTTCAAAAggtctaaaataaatttaaaaatgagacatttttttagatttttttaaagatttaaaacaattaatattaaaagaaatataaagctttttttcttttgttttagatCTAAGGTAGTtaatactaaaaaaacaaaattttgaaacttttttttcaatgtttaaagAACTTTACTTGCTTATCCCTTAAGTCAATcgtgattattattattactttccaGAATCCCATAACCAAGTATCTCCATAGACAAACCCTGCTTGGATGGAGGCAAGTGTTAATGAGTGATGATTGATGAGTCAAATCCAAAGGTTAGGATCTTGTCATAGTCTCTCTACTTACATTAGTTGCAGGCTATAGAAGGAGTACAATTTGATGGATTATGATTACCAGTTGATAGATACTGTGGTGCCAACTGTGTTTATATGATGTTGCCTTCTCAAATAATATTGATGTAAACAACACTCTCATTCACTTCCCTTTGCTTCTTATACATCGTTCTCCGTAAACTATTCATCACTTTGTGTGTTTTCTCCACTTCCTAACAAGGACAATTGTTCTCCAGAAAATATTGGTTTGCTTGGTATACTAGATATTAGGTCCTATTCAAAGTTAAATTGGTTTAGTTTGAAATTTAGAGGAGTTAACGCCTGCATGGAAACACAGAATCATAGGACGagatttagtaaaataaaaacaaaaaagttgaACATCAAATTGCTGTCGTGTGATAGGGATGCATAAGAGGTCTATCCTCCTAGAGATTATAACACTCCAAATCTTAAGGAAATAATTAAGGGTCATGAGTGCTTCACTATTAATTATTTGCAACCAAACTAAAGGAAAAAAGGCATAAGAACAGGCGGTAAGATTCAGTAAGGTCATGATCATGGTTCATGAAAATGCATCCTACAAATGTAGAAGTTAAACAGAACAAATCCGAATGGCATTGCTTACTAGCTGATAGGTAGGCATGATTTCTAGATACTAAAGACTGCAGGGTATTATTCAGTTCAATAAACCAGAAGTTATTTCAATCTTACATTTGGGTTTTTTTTAAAGGTAAATTAATGTCTTCGATCTAACACATATCACAACTCGATAATGCGCAGGGATCATTTTTTAAGCTTCTCTTTCATCCTGTCAACAGCAGACCTAATAGTTCCCTCATCCTTGCAAAACGTGAATCTGACAAGATTCTTTCCCTCTTCTGGATTCAAGTAAAATACACTAGTAGGAATTGCCACTACTCCCACTTCCTTAACTAGATATTCACAAAATGCAATATCATCTTCCAGTCCAAAAGGGGTGTGATCTACAACCACAAAGTAGGTTCCACTGGATGGGAATACCTTGAAGCCAACAGCCTTCAACCCCTCAACCAAAATAGCTCTCTTTGCCATATAATCCCTCTTCAGCTCTTCATAGTAAGAGTCTGACGCTCTCAGAGCTACCGCAGCAGCACACTGGAAAGGATGGGAGGTTGCAAAAGTGAGGTATGCGTGTGCCTGACGCACTCCCCATGTTAAATGTGGGGGTGCTATTGCCCAACCAATTTTCCATCCGGTTAAGGAGAATGTCTTTCCCAAGGAATTCATTGTCACTGTCCTTTCGTACATTCCAGGCAAAGAAGCCATCGAAATGTGCTCCATATCAAAAGCCAACTTATCATAGACCTCATCAGTGAAAACCAGAACATCATTCTCAATGCAAAGAGATGCAATGCAATCAAGCTCCTCGCGAGTGAACATCTTTCCAGTAGGGTTGTGAGGTGTATTTATAAGAATGGCACGGGTATTCTTTGAGATGATGGACTTCAGCTCTTCAATAGGGACAGCAAAATCTGGCGGGCGCAAAGTAACGCTTTTGACTTTTGCACCGGCCATAGACAAAGTGGCCTCATAAGAATCATAAAATGGAGCAAACATAATAACCTCATCACCAGGATTTATTAATCCTAGTATAGTTGCAGCAATAGCCTCAGTGCATCCAGAGGTAACAGTAACTTCCTTTTCAGGGTCTACCACTAATCCAGTATCTTTCTTAAATCTCTCAGAAATGGCAATGTTAAGGTCTGGAACTCCATAACCCCGGGCATACTGATTTTTCCCATCCCTGATTGATTGAATGGCTGCTTCCTTTATAAACTCTGGACCATCAAAGTTGGGAAAGCCTTGACCAAGGTTTATGGCTTTATGTTTGATGGCTAGCAAGCTCATTTGAGTGAAGATAGTTGTCTGGAATTTCTCTAAGCGCTTTGCAATCTGACAAAATCAACAAGAATTAAAGTAAACATGCAGTTCAACTATGAGCTATGAACTTCTCATATATATCACGTTTTCTTTAAGGCATTATTTTGGTCAGTAGATGCCATCTCTTCCCCAAACCCTCCTCTTTTTTACCAAGATATAATCTTTGGTCCTTGCGCTACAAGGTTTTAGTTTTATTCACAGAACATGTTCAGACAAACCTTTTCATAAACTCTGATAGGAAATGAAATTAAGTTCGAAAAAAGTTATCCAAACATACCCATAAAGATGCTAGCATCGTCAAATAAATTGAAACTCAATTGTAGCAAAAACAACTTTCACCAAAAAACTAAGTAATTCAAGAGGgacatgaatataaaatagaCATATTCTACGGTACTCTCCGTAATTTAAAGATCCTGGTAATGTTACCGCGAAACTCCCCCCTCCTTCAATCTCTCCCTTGGTGCGCCCCAGCCCATTCATCTATTGCCCCAAAAAGATAACTTTACCAAAACCCTTAAATTTGTTTGGGTAACTCTATAAATCAAAGGAAACTGAAAAACAAGGGCGAATTAAAATGCGGGAATGTCCCATCCCATGTGTGAACGAACACCGCGGCATGATGTAAATTGTAAGAAACAGGTAGTAAGCAGAAACAAAAGCtgagataaaaagataatacGATTCACATTCAgacatcaaattcaaataagaacattaaaatattcatgCATGGTAAAGGGATTTGAAAGAAGGGAAAATACGAACTTGCAAAGGTTGATGCGTTTTGAGGGCGGCGGTGTCGTTCTGAGTGGACATGGTGGCAGCAATGGAAGATGGGAACTTTGAGGTTAGAGAAAAAGAGGATGCGATAACGCTGTGGAAGTGATTTGAAAAGCCTAAGAACTTTGATGAAGGCGTGAATCTCATGAGTGAGTATATATGGGAAGTTAGCATAGACCTGCTGCAATCGAGTCCAATTTGATTCTTTCTACTTGCCGGAGTGCCTCACGAGGGCTGCCACTGTTATCGATAAagatactatttttttttctttctaaaatagttgtgtcattatttatattttatctttaaaatttcaaaaaaatacttTGTCTTCTTGTCTCttctaaattaaatcaatttttagtAATTACATAACTTTAATTAACATTATATATCtcacaatttattatattacaccaaaatatattataaattaaaggaAATATAAATTTCATCCATTGGAACAAATTTAAAGAAACGAAacaaaaacctaaaatataaattattattttagttttttcattATAGTTAATTGTAAAATAGTATTACATTATCCTTTTGTAATAAATCATTGTTATCATTgatgtatattattatatatcttatttttatttgtctatTTTGTAGTGACGCGAGAATGTAGGATTGGAGCAATGGGTCACATCGGCTCCTTCCCCTTGAATTGGTCACTTGAAAAACAATTCTATCAAGTtggtttaattcattttttaaatcaattacaCTTTTGCAATATGATCCAATCCCACGTCAAGTTTACAATTCCTTTTgaccaatttaaaaaaaaacaaaaattaaaataaaaatgagaaaaatatgtttttaatatttaagacgtttaatgaatttaattttagttttaagtaTAATGATATAACaagtcaataaatataaattataatatgtgaatgtaattttaagaaattaacaactttattacaaaaaatatatatcataattaataaaaatttaaggttGTTACAAATTATCatcacaaacaatatttttactgACAAGAATTTGGACACCAGCcattttagatattatattttaattttataattgaaatatattctgacaaaataaaaaataggttttgaacaaaaatataaaattataaaaataaaaaaaataaagaaaaagattgataataatcaaaatctaatctttttctaattttaaaaaataatttaaattctggGGGAGAACTTCAGTTTTCTAAATCTATcccaaatcaataaaaaatactcttaaatataaaaattttatttgtaatttttaatttgttattattttttatttatattttatattagtttatgtAATATCTCAAAAATGCATTCTAAAACTATatgatagaataattacattgaataatattacggatcagtcttacattaaagaGAACGTACGGTcgtggccgaacggccttacagaaagaCCAGAAATTAAAAACCGAACGTCATAAGTaattctgaccgaacggtttacaaaagctTATACCGAACAGTCAAAACAAAAGCAAAGAGAAAAGGTGATTGAGCGATCACCTTACTATCAGACTActattgaccgaacggttctactactcggtcttaacttctacctctacTAAGTTATCTTCCTCCAacgcctcttccagcagctcgtctccttctgctcacatccacacagatgatcattgcaacagaaggacaaccgaacgtacaaaacagacaagacaggaaacacagggtaaacttatataatttaattcatgtataaatatatatttcacacaatcaaccaaatAAGATAAATTCATCATTCGTTcatacaaagcctaatactagactgactgtccggactgtatgaaatctgtgtagctacgacgttcgtgcacccgggtgatgtagtaactgggataccctcaacagctgccacccgaggttagtcctatctgtccaaattaaccataaggactaggatctcatgccgttcccacacatgacttatcctcctctacgtgaggacgagtaatcacggaacatcaggatgaaccgccagcttagcatgcccacattcatactttaccaattccaatatacattcatgagtcattcctccccggagcgctcgtccataatccaaaacatttcatccatatcatattctcttcatctttcattattaatcatcTCAATTTCACCTTCGAACAAGATTATTAAGgacaccaaataccgaacgttcaattcTAACTCAGAACGAGAACGAACACTTGGAGCGAGACAGAGAGGGCTCCAGCTCCAGAACAGATTAAGACCAAGAGGGTTAATATaaagaaaccgagtacaatcataTATCACAAGAACGACTGGAACAAACGTTACTTACAAAGTGAGtcaattaaatgaactgactcttgagagctcAACCGAACCCCGCAAAGACTATGCCAAGTGCTAtgactctaggccgaaaccaatgaATGTGGACACTTgaaagaataatacttagaagaattcacatgaagaaaccgtacacttataaatacttagcttatttgaatttacatcaagaaaatcgaatgtcagtcaatgaccgagcacaGTAGAAAGAGaactctattgaagttggacgaacgctatttttatcaagatagattataaacagaaaagagaatgagcgcttggtgtaagaccgagcactactcagtacgagcgcttggtaaatataataagatactattggaataatatttaagaataaacgaaaatatatatatacttaagtttataaccgaataccaagaaacaactatgcttggccgaacgctcaggCACAATATTACGAAACGAAGACGCttgtcctcaactaggattcttcccaaatgaaagaatccaattctaaccaagttcattagaaaaaccgaacggtcaaggaccattccgtgacgaacgtacactttcataaGGGAATTTCATACTTAGAAATCTTTTATCTCATATCaatttctcaacatttatctACATAAGTTCATACTTTCATATCATATTCAATTtccatacttcatacaatccacaCATAACaaccatcatatatcatattaatGCAATCAAATCAACAAACGTTCATGCAATACAagtaacatacaaattaaattaacaagcttcccttacctctagcgtgaccgaacgttcactgaGGCAGAAATACGGTTCACCCTACTATaagtccttctaccctcaacgctcaacaattctCCAACACAAAAGACCAACAATGGCTCAGAACGAGATGAACTCAGGCAACTAGAATATTAGTTTACATGTGCCAGAAAACGAACGgctaaaggagaagaagaacttaccagttcagaacccgaaaccgatcggttcaaactgaagctcttgacgccggaagtgcttctacggtgtctgaacggagatcggagaagagaaagtgtgagatttcgtagagagaagatgaaggaaatttagagagaaggaggagaaaatgagattttcagTATCTGGGGAAGAAGGGTACATGCAGAGAGTGTAGCGTGAATTTCTGAAAATCAAGTTTTCCTTCCCATGTcaaaacgagcgtccactcatCTGCCAACACCTACCTTCCACCAGTTGAGTGTCGAGCCCCTTTTAATACGTGAAACCTACTAAAACGAATCCTGAATGAATTTTTAATGGTCTtgacaatttatatattttttattataaataaagcatAGTAGATTTTACACTACTCAAATGTAGATTTTTCTATATTCAACAAATACAGTaattaaatattctaaaattttaagatatgtatattaatatatatatatatatatatatatatatatatatatatataaaatgaattatgataaaatgattaattttttaaattgtttaatcaAACAgattcaatatataaattatttgtacaatctctttttataagaatttttaaaaagtttaatttcttCAAAAGAACTTTGAGACcgaaaataattttcaaattcaaattaaatctCAAACAAAAAACTTGGTTAACTCAATATGACAACAGgctcaaataaaacaaaataaattaatatatttaaacatataattaattacatatttaatataaaaaaataacatattaaaaaaaatataggctcatattaaatataattttttaagctAATAAAAGAAACTTGAGAGCACAAAATGCAAGCGGTTGGAAAAGCTGCACAATTCTACCACAATGTAAGAGTAGCTAGACACATAAGAAAACACAAACTTTAAGAACAATCAACCTCGAGGAAAacacaaattcaacaaaaaaaacaccaaaaacaaaaaatcaaataagaaaaaaaagaaaaatcactcATCAATGTTCAACGTTGGAGAGTGGAAGTTCTGAAAAAATAGAGTTAAACTATGGTGACAACAAACATGAAGAACATGTTGGACGTGAGATTcacaaaaagtgaaaaaaaaataaaacaagaaaagaacAACAATAATGAAGGAATAACTTTTGCAACGGAGGAAGAGGAGAAAACAAGAATTGCTCCAATGGAACAATAAAACAGAGACTTTACgtctttataaaattttgtaaaaattaaccATAAGCATAGGGTTTCACTTCTTTATAAAATTGAAGGTTATAAACTAATATGTTTAGATTTTACAAATAATAGAAACTTACAACTtgatactaaaatattttaaatttagtgacattttttattagaaatctTTAGACATGATTCTTAGATAATTAAGTTTATTCCTCTGTAGATTTCCATTTTTAAAAGGATTAAAGCTTAAAcgttattaataattttaaaaatgtcacaAACCTATCTTATATTTTAACACAGATATGAGTCacttgatatatttttttcaacaaataaacaattaatattatatactaGAGATCATCAAGGTAgtgattttaaataatagaagaataaaaaacagGACATTTGATAGGAACAACATCAAAGTTCATTCATTCTAAGGGgactaaaaatacattaaatttctTTAGTTATAGAAAAtagaattctaaaatattttaaaagaaaaaaaatataaaaatgtatcttttgagaaaaagaaaatagattttTATGTTGTATTTCTCTTGttacaaaatttcataattaagaaaaaaatttcttcacATGGAAAATTAGTTTATTGTTTCTCTTCCTAAATAAGCTTCTTTGtctatattcataaaaataaaaacttatagtAATAAAGTGTAGCGAGCATCACATATTTTTTTGGACAAGTCCAAGTAGTATAGAtctctttcattttataaatagcATTTcaagaattttataaaattattttaagcaCCGactacattaaaataaaaaaagattatagatttaaaatataagttctCCCGGACACTGACGAAGGCGGGGAGTGATCGCTGGTGCAAGAGGCACGAAGTGCAAGGGGCACTGACAAGGAGCagctcctggcaggcttccagtggaagggacacatggatgaattgaacatacaccggaatgagagggatctagagactgtataggtatggaactatacagttgaaggatagcttaaagagattgatttggctactcatatcaccaaaatgcatttgtttttcggtagcctaatccataagaactccatggttaagcgggATGGGTAAATTTTTgtgaagttttcccggaaagtgtgcgagtgaggacaaagtacattaaatgaagaaacaatttttattttctctactATTTAGTATGACTTCGAAGAATCAAATTATCACtatatttcttcctttttctacttcttcttccaaGTGCAGGAAAACCCCAAGGAGTTGCGGGTTTTTTTCTACCAATTAGGGCCCTCTCTTCACCACCCCCATGCGGATGGTCTACAGGGTTCATAACTACTCCTTTGGTTTACCCCAACATTTCCCACTTGTCCAACTGTTGCTGAGCAGTTTTTGGATATCAAACGGACCTCCCCATAAGGGAATTTTAATGTGGCCGATTTCCCCTCTTTTGCAATTAGTTTCGCTACAGCACCAGCTGCTCTAGCTAATTGTCCACCCTTTCCGAGTGTGATTTCTATGTTTTGTATGGTCGTGCCTAAGGGCATATCGATTGAAATAGATTCTTCTTTTTGATCAATCAAAACCTCTTCCCAAACATGGTTAAGCGGGATGGGTGAATTTTTgtgaagttttcccggaaagtgtgcgagtgaggacaaagtacattaaatgaagaaacaatttttattttctctactATTTAGTACGACTTCGAAGAATCAAATTATCACtatatttcttcctttttctacttcttcttccaaGTGCAGGAAAACCCCAAGGAGTTGCGGGTTTTTTTCTACCAATTAGGGCCCTCTCTTCACCACCCCCATGCGGATGGTCTACAGGGTTCATAACTACTCCTCTGGTTTACCCCAACATTTCCCACTTGTCCAACTGTTGCTGAGCAGTTTTTGGATATCAAACGGACCTCCCCATAAGGGAATTTTAATGTGGCCGATTTCCCCTCTTTTGCAATTAGTTTCGCTACAGCACCAGCTGCTCTAGCTAATTGTCCACCCTTTCCGAGTGTGATTTCTATGTT
This Vigna angularis cultivar LongXiaoDou No.4 chromosome 4, ASM1680809v1, whole genome shotgun sequence DNA region includes the following protein-coding sequences:
- the LOC108332219 gene encoding uncharacterized protein LOC108332219, which translates into the protein MLTSHIYSLMRFTPSSKFLGFSNHFHSVIASSFSLTSKFPSSIAATMSTQNDTAALKTHQPLQIAKRLEKFQTTIFTQMSLLAIKHKAINLGQGFPNFDGPEFIKEAAIQSIRDGKNQYARGYGVPDLNIAISERFKKDTGLVVDPEKEVTVTSGCTEAIAATILGLINPGDEVIMFAPFYDSYEATLSMAGAKVKSVTLRPPDFAVPIEELKSIISKNTRAILINTPHNPTGKMFTREELDCIASLCIENDVLVFTDEVYDKLAFDMEHISMASLPGMYERTVTMNSLGKTFSLTGWKIGWAIAPPHLTWGVRQAHAYLTFATSHPFQCAAAVALRASDSYYEELKRDYMAKRAILVEGLKAVGFKVFPSSGTYFVVVDHTPFGLEDDIAFCEYLVKEVGVVAIPTSVFYLNPEEGKNLVRFTFCKDEGTIRSAVDRMKEKLKK